The following DNA comes from Chloroflexaceae bacterium.
CACGGCGAAGCTTAACCCCTCGACCGGAGCGGCGCCGAAGACGCTCCCGTCTCCGCGCACCACCAGCGTGTTGATGCCGACGACTTCGCCGGCAAGGTTGATCAGCGGGCCGCCGCTGTTGCCCGAGTTAATCGCCGCGTCGGTCTGGATCAACCCCTCCAGGCCGGCGCCGGGGACGGAGCGATTCAGCGCGCTGACCACGCCAGCCGTGACCGTGTTGCGGAAGTTGCCCAGCGGGCTGCCAATCGCCAGCACCGTCTCGCCGGGCTGCAACTTCGTCGAGTCGCCGATGCTCGCCACGCCGGGGACGGGGCCCTGGACGCGGATCACAGCGATGTCGTTGAGCGGGTCCGTGCCGATCAGCCGCGCCTCCTGTAACGTGCCGTCGGCAAAAAGCACGCGCAAGCTGGCGGCGTTCTCAACCACGTGGTTGTTGGTAACGATGTGACCCTGTGCGGTGATAACTACGCCACTGCCGCTGCCGCGCCCCTGCCGGCTGGTTACGATCACCGTGACCACTGCGGGGCCCACTTTCTGTACCGCGGCGACTACGGCGTCGGAATGGGCCGAGTGCCCGACGGCGCTCTGCGTCGAAGGGGCCAGGCGCGGGGCGGCCTGCGCCTCGCTCTGGA
Coding sequences within:
- a CDS encoding trypsin-like peptidase domain-containing protein is translated as MERRHNPFLLLAVLLLGIVIGIGGGAVAGGTVAMVVTGRAASASPAFGAQPVSIQSEAQAAPRLAPSTQSAVGHSAHSDAVVAAVQKVGPAVVTVIVTSRQGRGSGSGVVITAQGHIVTNNHVVENAASLRVLFADGTLQEARLIGTDPLNDIAVIRVQGPVPGVASIGDSTKLQPGETVLAIGSPLGNFRNTVTAGVVSALNRSVPGAGLEGLIQTDAAINSGNSGGPLINLAGEVVGINTLVVRGDGSVFGAAPVEGLSFAVPSAIFRNVADQLITTGRVRFPYLGITYLTIDGQVAAEFNLPVQNGALIRSARPGEPAVQPGSAAARAGLREGDIIVAVNGVRLDYSTSLRQLLLGYKPGDTITLTVLRDGRERNIQVTLGERPANL